The genomic DNA TGAAGCAACACTAATGTGCCAGTCTGCATACAAAATTATAAACCCAGGAAAACGCTATGTTATGAAGTATACAACAGTAGCAGGAGTAGATGGTTTTGATGGTACACGAAAAGAAGCACCAAAGGCTGTTGTAAAAAAAATAGAATAATACTATATTAATTAGTAGATAATATATAAAGCATTGGAACAGGATATAAACATAAAAATTACAGACCGAGAAGGAAAAACTCATAAGGTTCAAGCACCAACAGATATGGCTATGAATTTAATGGAAGTAGTACGTTCTTTCGAGCTTGCCGAAGAAGGTACAATTGGTGTTTGTGGAGGTATGGCTATGTGTGCATCATGCCAATGCTATGTGTTAAGTGATACCCAATTGCCTGAAATGCAAGATGACGAAGAAGCAATGTTATCTGAGGCATTTTATGTTAAAGATAATTCTAGACTAGGCTGTCAAATTCATATTACTCCAGAATTAGAAGGATTAGAAGTAGAATTAGCTCCAGAAAGTTAAAAATAAAAAACCAAAACACTTTTTTGTACGTAAATACCTATTGTAAGAGATTTAGTTATTTATGGCGGTTTATGAAATCTATATACCTAAACGTGGAGAGTTTAGAGTATTACTAAAAATTAATAGTGAAATTACATTTGTAAGTCAGGCATATGCTTCTAAAGTAGAAAGTTTGGAGGCAATAAGACAACTTAGAAATTATAGTGATGATGTTGCTGCTTACAAGAAGAAAAAACTAAAATGTGGTAGTTGGTGTTTTGAGGTTTTAAAACCATTTAATAAAGCTTTTTTAGGTAGAAGTTCTACTTACATAGATGAAGCTAGTGTTTCTAAAAAAATTATAGAAATGAAAACTTTAGCACCTAAAGCAAAATTAAAAAGCGAAGCATTAGTTCTTAGTTAGTTTTATATTTCTCTAGAGCAATAGGTCCTTCTAGCAATACTCTCACAATTTGTAACGTTCCATTATCTGTAGTAGAAATTTGCCATTTAATTAAAGAAATAGCTCCATTTTCAATTTCTAAACCAGTAATACTTCTTGGATGTACACAACTACCATCATTAAAAAAAGCAATATCACCAGGTTCTGGAAAACGTGGCCTGTGCGTATGGCCAACAACAGTAATTAAATTATTGTTTTCTATAATCCATTTTTTAGTACGGCGTTCTACTTTAATAAGTTCCTTGTAGTTTTTAGCAGGACTTGTTGGATCTGCAATACCCATAACGTTTAAAGGTTTCCAAAGCACTCTAACCATAAAACGGCTCCATTTCCAAAACAGAAAATTCCACCAATCGGCTTGATGACCATGCGTTAAAAAGAGTTCTTGTCCTGTTTGGCAATGCTTTAAAACAATAGCTTCTTCATATTTAATGTCGCCAAATAACTCAACATCTTGTCCTATTACCTTATCAAAATATGTAGCTAAATTTTTCTTTACATAATCAGGATTTCTATAAACCATATCGTGGTTTCCCCAAATCATATGTAAACGATTACGTTTATGAAATTCTTTTAGTAAAAGAAAAACGTTTTTATGCGCATGTAATATAGAATCGAAAGATAGGTTTTCCCAAAGTTCATCGCCATCGCCTAGCTCACAATAGGTAAAACCTTCAGCGTAATAATGCTTTAAGGCATGAAAGTAAATGTTTCTGTTGTTTGCAAAATCGTCTGCAAAACTATTATCACCACGGTGGCAATCGCTAAATAGTACTATTTTACTATCGTTGTCAAAATCAACAATTTTAGCTTTTTTATAAGCACGATCTAATCTCTTTTTAGCTGAGAACATAAAATAGACATTTAAACGAAATTAAATAAAATTCTTTACTTACACTATTTAAGCCTCAATGTTTGTTGAAGCTATTTCAGCTTCAATACTATTCCATAAATTAATTCGTACAGTTAAAGCTTCTTTAGAAATAGCAATAACTTCTTCCCATTTTTTAGAGTCTTCACCACACAGTTCTTCTATCATTTTCATAGCCATTGGTCCGTGTTCATCTTCATCTAATTCAATGTGTCTTTTAAAATAATAGATAAGTTCTTCTAAATTTGTTTCAGGAAAATTAAGTTGCAATTTGCCTAAAATTTCGGTAAACATATTTGGTATTAATTCTTCTCTCCCAAAGGTGAAAGCTGCTGCGATTTCATGAGCTTCTTTTTGGTTAATAGTTTTAAAAGTAAAACTTAAAAAGGCTTTTAATGCAGGATTTAAATTACTGTTTTTAATTGCGATATTTACGTTTTTAGATTCAATTACATCTAATAAAAAGGTGTCTATTTCTGTTGTAGCCGTGTTGCTTTCTTGCATGGCATCTAAGTACATTTCAAAATGACTTTTACGTTCGCCTTTTAAAGTAATATCGGTTTCTTCGGCTAAAACAATTTCATTTATTAAATAACGAGTTTCTGGATTACCAGTTGGCATCCACGGCGTCGTAGTACATGTTAATTTTTGCTGTAAAGCTTTTAATAATGACATAAAATCCCAAACTGCAAAAACATGAGATTTTAAAAAAAACGATAAATCTTCAGTCGTTTCAATTTTTTTATACAAACTATGGTTAATTAGCTGTTGTCTTAGTGTAGAGAGTTCTTTATTTACTTGATCTATGTTCATTAATTTCTTTTTTACAAAAATAAAAAATGCGCTTCTATATAGAAACGCACTTTAATACTTTTTGGTTTTTTAACTATTACAAATATCTATTTCGTAAAAGTAAAATAATTAAATAACCTTATTTTATTTGAAGGCATTAAGGCCTGTAACATCTAAGCCTGTGATTAGTAAATGAATATCGTGTGTGCCTTCGTAAGTAATAACACTTTCAAGATTCATAGAATGACGCATGATTGAGTACTCGCCGCTAATTCCCATACCACCAAGCATTTGCCTAGCTTCTCTAGCAATATTTATAGCCATCTCTACATTATTACGTTTGGCCATAGAAATTTGAGCAGATGTTGCAGTACCATTTTCACGCATAACGCCAAGACGCCATGCTAATAATTGTGCTTTGGTGATTTCGGTAATCATCTCGGCTAATTTTTTTTGTTGTAATTGAAACTGGCCAATAGGTTTACCAAACTGCATGCGTTCTTTGCTATAGCGTAAAGCAGTATCATAACAATCCATTGCAGCACCTATTGCTCCCCAAGCAATACCAAAACGAGCAGAATCTAAGCAGCCTAATGGCGCGCCTAAACCAGATTTGTTTGGCAATAAGTTTTCTTTAGGGACTTTTACATTATCAAAAATAAGTTCACCAGTAGCACTTGCTCTTAGTGACCATTTGTTATGTGTTTCTGGCGTTGTAAAACCTTCCATACCACGTTCTACAATAAGACCGTGAATTCTACCTTCTTCATTTTTAGCCCAAACAACGGCTACATTACAAAACGGTGCATTACTAATCCACATTTTTGCACCATTTAAAAGATAATGATCTCCCATATCTTTAAAATTAGTAACCATTCCTCCAGGATTACTTCCATGATCTGGTTCTGTTAAACCAAAACTACCAATCCATTCGCCACTAGCTAATTTTGGTAAGTACTTATTGCGTTGCTCCTCGTTACCATATTTCCAAATAGGATACATTACTAGTGAGCTTTGTACAGAGGCTGTACTTCGTACACCAGAGTCTCCACGCTCAATTTCCTGCATAATTAAACCATAAGAAATCTGGTCTAAACCAGCACCACCATATTCTTCTGGAATGTAAGGTCCAAAAGCACCAATTTCTGCCAATCCATTAATTATAGATTTTGGGAATTCTGCTTTTTGTGCAGCTTCTTCAATAATAGGAGAGACATCGCGTTTAACCCATTCTCTGGCAGCATCGCGAACTAGTTTATGTTCATCTGTTAAAAGTTCATCAAGATTGTAATAATCTGGAGCTTCAAATAAATCTGGTTTCATAAAATGAAATTTTAAATTTGGTTTACAAAAATAACGAAAACGTTTTCATGTCACAATTTAAAACTAATAAAGAAAGGTTTTTAAAATTAATTTAGAAATCTTTACTCGGATTTTTTAAATAAATAAGCATAAGGCTCCATGTTTTTGGTGTGGTCAAAAATAACTTTTAAAACTCCAATTATTGGTAAGGATATAATTGCACCTACAACTCCCCAAAGTGCTGAAAATAATATAATACCAAAAATTGTTATAAAAGGATTTAAGTTAATTTCGTCTCCTATTATCCAAGGTGTAAGCACATAGTTTTCTACAAGCTGGGTAGCAGACACAACACTAATTACAATTAATGCTGGTGTAGAACCTGCATATAAGTAGGATAAAATTACCGCTACACCACCTCCAATTACATTTCCAACATAAGGAATTATGGAAAACAATGCGGCAAATAAGGCTAAAAATAAAGCATAAGGTACAGAGCCAATAAGAAACCCAATATAATATATAACAAACAAAAACAGCATAATCTTACCTTTACCCACGAAATAGTTTCTAGTAATCTTTGCCGAATTTTTTAAAAGTGAATGTATGGCGGTTTGATTTGTAAATAGTTTTTTGAAAAAATTAATAAATTGGAGTTTTTGCATTAAAAAGAGAATAATGTAAACGAAAATAATAAGTGATTGAGAAAGCAAACTCATTAATGAAGATAAAAATGAACTGGCTAAACTTTCCGCTTTTTGGACTAATTTCTTATTATTTTCTATGTAATCTTTGTAGTCCCAATTTAAACTGTTATTTGCCCATTGTGAAAAAGCATTTAATTTTTCTGTCGCTTTTTCTTTAATAACAGACCAATCTTGAGCCATATTATTAATTTGAGAACTCAAAAGCCAAAAAAGCAGCGAGAATATCAAAACCATTAGTAAAACCGATAGTGTTATGGAAAGCCAAGAAGGTAACCCTAAATTTTTAAGTTTTTGTACCGGAATATCGAGCAATATGGCTATTATGGCAGCAACAAGCAAAGGCATGATGAGATTTTTACCAAAATATAATAAGGTAAAAACACTTCCTGTAAGTAAAAGGATTTTTGTTAAATTAAGTGCTGAAATGTCAATTTTTTCTGATGACAAGAGATTTGTTTTTAAAAATTAATCCTTATAAAAGTAAACAAAAAATGACATACTAAAGCTATTTTAAGATATAAGCTTAAAATGTAAATGGTACGAACAAAAAAATGCTTTTGGCAAGTAAAAAAATTAAAATGGGTTACATTTTTAAATAAAAACTTTTGGTTAAGTTTTTATAATCTTCTGTATAATCGTGTCGAGCATTTTCTATAATAAGTTCATTAATTTCAATAGCGCTTTCGCGGAAAGACATCTCAATTAAAGAACGTTTAATTTCAGAATTTAGTGTACCTCGAACACGAGTAATTTTGTTAGGCATTAAGTTTACGGCTGAAGCTAAGTCAATAAATTTATCTTCTTCCTTAAAAGGAATAACAGTACAAAAAGTACCGTCTTCCATTAATAATTTAGAAACACTATCTACCAAATGCTCAAAAGGCATAGCATCTTGAAAACGTGCTAAATCGCGTTGTGTGTTTTCTGTTTTATAATCTTCACTATAAAATGGAGGATTACAGATAATTAAATCGTATTTATCTTCAATCTCCTCGGTAAATTCAGCTAAATCTGCATGATAGCAAAATAATCTATCGCTCCAAGGTGAGGCTTCAAAATTTTCAACACATTGTTCGTAGGCACTTTCATCTATTTCTAATGCATCTATAACTTCTGCATGACTACGTTGTGCTAACATTAAAGATAAAACTCCTGTTCCGGCACCAATATCTAGTGTTGCAAGAGGTTGTTTGGTAAGGGTTGCCCAAGCACCAAGTAAAACACCATCGGTGCCAATTTTCATGGCGCATTGGTCTTGTTTTACTGTAAACTGTTTAAAATCAAAAGGTTTACTCATTATTCTTCAAGGTACAAATCAATTAATCCTTCGGGAGTATTAACAAAAATGGTTTTGTTTTGTTTATCTACTTTAGAAATAAATTCATCATTCATAGGTATTAGTATTTCAATACCATTTCTGTCTATTTCAAATAAAGATTGAGCAGTACTATCATTAACACCTTTAATGGTGCCTACAGTTCCAAAGTTTTTGTCTTCTACGGTAAAGCCAATAATTTCATGAAAGTAAAACTTGTCGTCGTCTAGTTCTGGTAATGTAGAAAGCGGCAAATAGCATTCACTTTTTATTAAAGCATCAGCATCTGCTTCTGTATCTACGTCTTCAAATTTTACACGAAGTAATTCGCTTTTATGCAATTGAGAACTTTCAGTAAAAAAAGGTATTAAATTACCTCTAACATCTACAAATACGGCATCTAAGTTTTCGTATAAATCAGGTTCATCTGTATCCAGTTTTATTAATAACTCACCTTTAAAACTGTATTTTTTTACAATTTTACCAAGAAAAAAACATTCGTCTTTAGTCATCGAAAAATTTTTGTTTCGTTTCCACTATTGCGGAAATATATTAATAATTACTTAGGTATTGTTTGTGTTTAACCTAATAATAAATTTTAGTTTTTTTGTAATAAAAAACTCCGATAAAAAAAAATTATCGGAGTTTAAAAGTATAAAAAATTAATTTTCTATTCTTCTTCGTTTGTTGCTTCTGCTTCTTCAGCTGGAGCTTCTTCTTCAACAACTGGAGCGTTAGCTGCAATTCTTGCTTCGTTAGCTGCTTTTTCAGCTTCAAATGCTTTGGCTTTAGCTTCAGCTTCCGCTTTAGATAAACCTTCTTTTTTAGCATCTACCTTTCCAGTTTTTTCTTCTAACCAAGCAGCGAATTTCTTCTCAGCTTGCTCTTCAGTTAAAGCACCTTTACGAACTCCACCAGCAAGGTGATTTTTCAATAAAGCACCTTTGTAAGATAATAATGCTTTGGCAGTATCAGTTGGTTGTGCACCATTCTGTAGCCATTTTACTGCTCCATCAACGTCTAATTCAATAGTTGCTGGATTAGTGTTTGGATTGTAAGCACCTATTTTTTCTAGGTATTTACCATCTCTTTTCGCGCGAGCATCTGCTGCTACGATCCAGTAATAAGGTTTTCCTTTTTTACCGTGTCTTTGTAATCTGATTTTTACAGGCATAAAAATTAATTTGTGAGGTACGCGACCTCGATTATTAATAAGTGTGCAAAGATACAATATTTATTTATATATCAAGTTTTTATATTAAAACTATTACATTGTGATTTTTTATTTTATTTTTGGTTTCTTGAAATACTAAATACTATGAAAAAAATTATCGTTTTATTCCTTATAACTTTTGCTTTTTTTAGATGTGGCGAAGAAGTTGAATTTAAT from Lacinutrix sp. 5H-3-7-4 includes the following:
- a CDS encoding DUF3050 domain-containing protein yields the protein MNIDQVNKELSTLRQQLINHSLYKKIETTEDLSFFLKSHVFAVWDFMSLLKALQQKLTCTTTPWMPTGNPETRYLINEIVLAEETDITLKGERKSHFEMYLDAMQESNTATTEIDTFLLDVIESKNVNIAIKNSNLNPALKAFLSFTFKTINQKEAHEIAAAFTFGREELIPNMFTEILGKLQLNFPETNLEELIYYFKRHIELDEDEHGPMAMKMIEELCGEDSKKWEEVIAISKEALTVRINLWNSIEAEIASTNIEA
- a CDS encoding acyl-CoA dehydrogenase family protein → MKPDLFEAPDYYNLDELLTDEHKLVRDAAREWVKRDVSPIIEEAAQKAEFPKSIINGLAEIGAFGPYIPEEYGGAGLDQISYGLIMQEIERGDSGVRSTASVQSSLVMYPIWKYGNEEQRNKYLPKLASGEWIGSFGLTEPDHGSNPGGMVTNFKDMGDHYLLNGAKMWISNAPFCNVAVVWAKNEEGRIHGLIVERGMEGFTTPETHNKWSLRASATGELIFDNVKVPKENLLPNKSGLGAPLGCLDSARFGIAWGAIGAAMDCYDTALRYSKERMQFGKPIGQFQLQQKKLAEMITEITKAQLLAWRLGVMRENGTATSAQISMAKRNNVEMAINIAREARQMLGGMGISGEYSIMRHSMNLESVITYEGTHDIHLLITGLDVTGLNAFK
- a CDS encoding metallophosphoesterase family protein, whose amino-acid sequence is MFSAKKRLDRAYKKAKIVDFDNDSKIVLFSDCHRGDNSFADDFANNRNIYFHALKHYYAEGFTYCELGDGDELWENLSFDSILHAHKNVFLLLKEFHKRNRLHMIWGNHDMVYRNPDYVKKNLATYFDKVIGQDVELFGDIKYEEAIVLKHCQTGQELFLTHGHQADWWNFLFWKWSRFMVRVLWKPLNVMGIADPTSPAKNYKELIKVERRTKKWIIENNNLITVVGHTHRPRFPEPGDIAFFNDGSCVHPRSITGLEIENGAISLIKWQISTTDNGTLQIVRVLLEGPIALEKYKTN
- a CDS encoding 2Fe-2S iron-sulfur cluster-binding protein, with the protein product MEQDINIKITDREGKTHKVQAPTDMAMNLMEVVRSFELAEEGTIGVCGGMAMCASCQCYVLSDTQLPEMQDDEEAMLSEAFYVKDNSRLGCQIHITPELEGLEVELAPES
- a CDS encoding AI-2E family transporter gives rise to the protein MPLLVAAIIAILLDIPVQKLKNLGLPSWLSITLSVLLMVLIFSLLFWLLSSQINNMAQDWSVIKEKATEKLNAFSQWANNSLNWDYKDYIENNKKLVQKAESLASSFLSSLMSLLSQSLIIFVYIILFLMQKLQFINFFKKLFTNQTAIHSLLKNSAKITRNYFVGKGKIMLFLFVIYYIGFLIGSVPYALFLALFAALFSIIPYVGNVIGGGVAVILSYLYAGSTPALIVISVVSATQLVENYVLTPWIIGDEINLNPFITIFGIILFSALWGVVGAIISLPIIGVLKVIFDHTKNMEPYAYLFKKSE
- the rimM gene encoding ribosome maturation factor RimM (Essential for efficient processing of 16S rRNA), whose protein sequence is MTKDECFFLGKIVKKYSFKGELLIKLDTDEPDLYENLDAVFVDVRGNLIPFFTESSQLHKSELLRVKFEDVDTEADADALIKSECYLPLSTLPELDDDKFYFHEIIGFTVEDKNFGTVGTIKGVNDSTAQSLFEIDRNGIEILIPMNDEFISKVDKQNKTIFVNTPEGLIDLYLEE
- a CDS encoding tRNA1(Val) (adenine(37)-N6)-methyltransferase; its protein translation is MSKPFDFKQFTVKQDQCAMKIGTDGVLLGAWATLTKQPLATLDIGAGTGVLSLMLAQRSHAEVIDALEIDESAYEQCVENFEASPWSDRLFCYHADLAEFTEEIEDKYDLIICNPPFYSEDYKTENTQRDLARFQDAMPFEHLVDSVSKLLMEDGTFCTVIPFKEEDKFIDLASAVNLMPNKITRVRGTLNSEIKRSLIEMSFRESAIEINELIIENARHDYTEDYKNLTKSFYLKM
- a CDS encoding 30S ribosomal protein S16, which codes for MPVKIRLQRHGKKGKPYYWIVAADARAKRDGKYLEKIGAYNPNTNPATIELDVDGAVKWLQNGAQPTDTAKALLSYKGALLKNHLAGGVRKGALTEEQAEKKFAAWLEEKTGKVDAKKEGLSKAEAEAKAKAFEAEKAANEARIAANAPVVEEEAPAEEAEATNEEE